A single genomic interval of Carassius auratus strain Wakin unplaced genomic scaffold, ASM336829v1 scaf_tig00216984, whole genome shotgun sequence harbors:
- the LOC113099629 gene encoding G-protein coupled receptor family C group 6 member A-like, translating into MACLNLSFLLMLSVLVGVTEASLPQFSHQGAMAHGDIIIGGLFPIHEAVEAVNNTGLDSFSTPQRPNCSRFYTKGLNQALAMIHAVEMANRSPMLSSLNITLGYRIYDTCSDVTTALWAVQDLTRPFSDCDSPTNSSHPVQPIMAVIGPSSSEISIAVARELNLQFIPQISYASTATILSDKSRFPAFMRTVPNDEYQTHAMVKLLKDNKWTWVGIIITDGDYGRSAMESFVKNTETEGICVAFKAILPDSLGDEQKLNIQINNTVDIIEKNTKVNVVISFAKASQMMLLFQGLHSRNVSNKIWVASDNWSTAKHILKDVNLSDIGNVLGFTVKSGNVTTFHQYLTDLQFESEAELKNPFLEEFFKQPDIGNATNAIQNLIKNKDLDMVFSVQMAVSAIANAVAELCVKKQCKTTTAIQPWELLKQLRNITFEKEGEIYNFDANGDINLGYDVCLWEEHESEECDIIAEYYPSNSSFTFTRKNLSDIENVVSKCSDSCQPGEYRKTAEGQHTCCYECLVCGENQYSNHTDADACSMCDTENTWSSTNSSECLPKPNEFFEWNCVFAIILLMLTAFGILLLFSVFALFFWQRDSLVVKAAGGPLCHLILFSLLGSFVSVIFFVGEPSNETCMVRQVIFGLSFTLCVSCILVKSLKILLAFQMNLDLKELLRKLYKPYVIICICMGVQVTICTIWLTLLVPFKGKEVQAKSILLECKEGSDVMFGLMLGYIALLALICFTFAYKGRKLPQKYNEAKFITFGMLIYLMAWVIFIPVYITIHGKYVPAVEVVVILISNYGILSCHFLPKCYIIIFKKEQNTKDAFLNSVYEYAKKSAENIRGLTGIDPQRKTKNSVYVISNPSLVTEEKQVSVPKIDNVA; encoded by the exons ATGGCTTGTTTGAATTTGAGCTTCTTACTCATGTTGTCCGTGCTGGTAGGGGTCACAGAAGCTTCTCTACCACAGTTCAGCCACCAAGGAGCCATGGCCCATGGAGACATCATCATTGGCGGTCTTTTCCCCATCCACGAGGCAGTGGAGGCAGTGAACAATACTGGCTTAGACAGCTTCTCTACTCCTCAGCGTCCAAACTGCAGCAG ATTCTACACAAAAGGTCTAAATCAGGCTCTAGCTATGATTCATGCTGTGGAAATGGCAAACAGGTCACCCATGTTGAGCAGTTTGAACATTACCCTTGGATACCGCATCTATGACACATGTTCTGATGTCACGACTGCACTTTGGGCCGTCCAAGATCTCACACGGCCGTTCTCAGACTGTGACTCACCAACAAACTCTTCTCATCCGGTCCAGCCGATAATGGCGGTAATTGGGCCCTCTTCTTCTGAGATCTCCATCGCAGTTGCCAGGGAACTCAACCTCCAGTTTATTCCACAG ATAAGTTATGCATCTACAGCTACGATTCTGAGTGACAAAAGTCGTTTCCCTGCTTTCATGAGGACTGTCCCCAATGATGAGTACCAAACCCATGCCATGGTAAAACTTCTGAAGGACAATAAATGGACCTGGGTTGGCATTATCATTACAGATGGAGACTATGGGCGTTCTGCTATGGAAAGTTTTGTTAAGAACACTGAAACCGAGGGAATTTGTGTGGCCTTTAAGGCAATCCTACCAGACTCACTAGGAGATGAACAAAAATTAAACATCCAAATCAACAACACTGTGGACATCATTGAAAAAAATACCAAGGTTAATGTGGTGATCTCATTTGCTAAAGCATCCCAAATGATGTTGCTATTTCAGGGCCTGCATAGTAGGAATGTTTCAAATAAGATATGGGTGGCCAGTGATAACTGGTCAACAGCTAAACATATCTTGAAAGACGTTAACCTCTCTGATATAGGGAATGTATTGGGCTTCACCGTCAAGAGTGGAAATGTTACAACTTTTCATCAATACCTAACGGATCTCCAGTTTGAAAGTGAAGCTGAGCTGAAAAATCCATTCCTGGAAGAATTTTTTAAACAGCCTGATATAGGAAATGctacaaatgcaatacagaaccTGATCAAAAACAAAGATTTGGACATGGTCTTCAGTGTTCAGATGGCAGTCAGTGCTATTGCTAATGCTGTGGCTGAACTATGTGTAAAAAAACAATGCAAGACCACTACAGCTATCCAGCCCTGGGAG cTCTTAAAACAGTTGAGGAACATCACTTTTGAGAAAGAAGGAGAAATATACAATTTTGATGCAAACGGCGACATCAATTTGGGCTATGATGTCTGCCTATGGGAGGAACATGAATCTGAGGAATGTGACATAATCGCAGAATACTATCCATCTAACAGCAGTTTTACTTTCACTAGGAAAAATCTAAGTGATATTGAG AACGTGGTATCTAAGTGTTCAGACAGCTGTCAGCCAGGGGAGTATAGAAAAACAGCAGAGGGTCAGCACACTTGTTGTTATGAGTGTCTCGTCTGTGGGGAAAACCAATACTCCAACCACACAG atgcaGATGCATGTTCCATGTGCGACACTGAGAATACGTGGTCAAGCACTAATAGCTCAGAATGTCTTCCCAAGCCTAATGAGTTCTTTGAGTGGAATTGTGTGTTCGCTATCATTCTGTTGATGCTGACTGCCTTCGggatcctcctcctcttctcagTGTTTGCACTGTTCTTCTGGCAAAGGGACTCTCTGGTGGTAAAGGCTGCAGGCGGGCCGCTTTGTCATCTGATACTTTTCTCCCTGCTGGGTAGTTTTGTCAGTGTAATTTTCTTTGTGGGTGAACCAAGCAATGAGACATGTATGGTGAGGCAGGTCATCTTTGGCCTGAGCTTCACGCTGTGTGTTTCATGCATCTTGGTGAAGTCCTTAAAGATCCTTCTGGCATTCCAGATGAACCTAGACCTGAAGGAGCTTCTTCGCAAGCTCTACAAGCCGTATGTGATCATCTGCATCTGCATGGGGGTCCAAGTCACCATTTGCACTATTTGGCTGACCTTGCTCGTGCCATTTAAAGGCAAAGAGGTGCAGGCCAAATCCATTCTCCTGGAATGCAAAGAGGGCTCAGATGTGATGTTTGGGTTAATGCTGGGTTACATAGCTTTGTTGGCGCTGATATGTTTCACATTTGCTTATAAAGGCAGAAAACTTCCGCAGAAGTATAACGAGGCCAAGTTCATCACATTCGGTATGCTAATCTACCTCATGGCCTGGGTCATCTTCATCCCAGTGTACATCACAATCCATGGCAAATATGTACCGGCTGTGGAGGTGGTTGTTATTCTCATTTCAAACTATGGGATCCTGAGCTGCCACTTTTTGCCAAAGTGttacataattattttcaaaaaggaGCAAAACACCAAAGATGCATTCCTGAACAGTGTTTATGAATATGCCAAAAAGAGTGCCGAGAACATCAGGGGCTTGACTGGAATTGAtccacaaagaaaaacaaagaattcAGTCTACGTCATTTCCAATCCATCACTTGTGACTGAGGAGAAACAAGTTTCTGTACCAAAAATAGATAATGTGGCTTAA